A single window of Nicotiana sylvestris chromosome 3, ASM39365v2, whole genome shotgun sequence DNA harbors:
- the LOC138887695 gene encoding histone chaperone ASF1-like has translation MFPPAKDNDRVMECIKIESSTEPGEDPKEGLEFNDDEEELEEDPEEDSEEELEEEEEEEMRNDSGDDMPVGYKPQKFDIFDETGEPHAHLRAYYDKPEVLVKSSSRSTMEEQESKMKLFIRILTGETLTWYTPQDLRNWKT, from the exons ATGTTTCCTCCTGCTAAAGACAATGACCGGGTAATGGAGTGCATCAAAATAGAGTCTAGTACGGAGCCAGGAGAAGACCCAAAGGAAGGGTTAGAATTCAACGATGATGAGGAGGAGCTTGAAGAAGACCCGGAAGAAGATTCGGAGGAAgaactagaagaagaagaagaagaagagatgagAAACGATTCCGGGGATG ATATGCCAGTAGGGTATAAGCCTCAAAAGTTTGATATCTTTGACGAGACAGGTGAACCCCATGCGCATTTGAGGGCATATTATGACAA ACCAGAAGTGTTGGTGAAGTCGTCAAGTAGATCAACGATGGAGGAACAAGAATCTAAGATGAAGTTATTTATAAGGATCTTGACGGGAGAAACACTCACTTGGTATACTCCACAGGACTTGCGAAACTGGAAAACTTAG